One segment of Hippopotamus amphibius kiboko isolate mHipAmp2 chromosome 4, mHipAmp2.hap2, whole genome shotgun sequence DNA contains the following:
- the RAMP3 gene encoding receptor activity-modifying protein 3, translated as METRARRRPHLLPLLLLLLCGECPAVGGCNEKRMLAMLPRCGQTFAERMKNVEVWKWCNLSEFIVYYESFTNCTEVEANTLGCYWPNPLAESFIAGVHRRFFQNCSADRQHWQDPPDEILIPLIAVPILLTIAMTGVVVWRSKRTDQVV; from the exons ATGGAGACGAGAGCGCGGCGGCGCCCTCACCTTCTTccgctactgctgctgctgctctgcg GGGAGTGTCCCGCAGTGGGAGgctgcaatgagaagcgcatGCTGGCCATGCTGCCCCGGTGCGGCCAGACCTTCGCGGAAAGGATGAAGAATGTGGAGGTCTGGAAGTGGTGCAACCTGTCGGAGTTCATCGT GTACTACGAGAGCTTTACCAACTGCACCGAGGTGGAGGCCAACACCTTGGGCTGCTACTGGCCCAACCCCTTGGCGGAGAGCTTCATCGCCGGGGTCCACAGGCGGTTCTTCCAAAACTGCTCGGCGGACAGGCAACACTGGCAGGACCCCCCAGACGAGATTCTCATCCCGCTCATCGCCGTGCCCATCCTGCTGACCATCGCCATGACCGGCGTGGTGGTGTGGCGCAGCAAACGCACCGACCAGGTGGTGTGA